GTCCCCACTGTAGTTACCCGGCGGCGTAATTTTGAAGGTTGGGTTTTCCGACAGTTCATCAATGGTGATTTTATGACCGGAAGAACTGATATTGCCCGACGCATCCGCCGTATAGGTGTGCGAACCGATTTGAACCTGTGTGCCCTCTTCCAAACCGGAAATGGCGTACCACATTTTTTCCGAACCATCGGCATCGACAAAGCTTTCCTGTAAGGTTGATGTCAGGTCAAAGGTTTGATCTTCTTCAATCCTCAAATCAATAGTATCGTCTGCACTATATGTCTCTTCCAACGTCACTTCCGTCGCCGAACCATCCAACGTCAAGGTTGGTGTATCGGTTACGGCTTGCACATCCACTGTGACGCTGGTCGAATTATCCACGCCGCTGACACCGGATAAAGGCGCTCCGGAGGCATCCACTTCATATTCTGTCACGCTCATGGTCACATCGAAGTTATCACCGGAGTTGGCTGGCGCCTGCACTTTAAGCCCTTCAAAGTCGGTACTGGACATGGACACATCCGCTGACACGGTGGAAATGTGCTCACCATCGGTCAATTCGATGGTAAATTCATCACTTTCGCCGGAAGAGGTGAACAGAACCACACCTGTGGCGCTCATAATCACCGCGCCATCCGGCAAACCGCTCAAGGTAATTGGCCCCAGTTTTTCGGCATAATCCTCGGCGCCGGTGCTCAAATCAGTGTCATCCGACACCTGCGGCGCATTCAAGCCCAACGCAATGGACTCATCTTCATTGACCAACACCGTATCCGCATCCACGCTGAGCGTGGCCGCGTCAGAAATCGGCGTCACCGTGATGTCCAATGTACTGGTAGCCGTATCGCCATCCACATCCGTCACACTGTAGGCAATCGGTGGAATCGTGCCGCTGAAATCGGCTGCCGGTACAAAGGTGAAGGTACCGTCACCATTATCAACAATGCGTCCTAAAGCCTCATCCACCGCATTAGTGCTCAAAGAACCGTCCGCTTGGATGTATGCCTTGCCGTTATCGAAACTGGCAACGGCAACCCCGCCCAGCGTCGAAGCCGACGAATCGACATTTTCACCGGCCAATTCAAACACGGTTCCAGCACTGTCTTCATCCACCGTCAAGGAGACGCCATCCACATCCGGGACGGAATCCTCCACATTGACCGTGACAGAACTGGTGGTCGAAGCACCACTGTCGGTATCAGTAAGCTCGAAACCGAACGTCAATTGCTCAATGTTTTGACCATTGCCAGCAATATGATCAATTGGCTGGTGCAGTACGAATTCATAGGTTTGAGTGGCTTTATCAATCGTCACAACAAACACGGTCTCGGAAGTGTTTGGCACAGCTCCAGCCGTACCGGTATGCCCGGTCAGCGTCATACCATCGGCTGACAAGGTGTAATTCACAGGCGTGCCATCGGCCGTTGTCACCAAAGGATAAGGTGTATCCGTATTTTCAAACGTCAAGGTATAATTTGGCGTACCCGCAACGGTTACACCCAACGATTTAGGGCCGTCGGTATCGGTCGAGTCATTGCCGGACGCATCTCTTAAATCATCTTCCTGGACATTGGAAGCCGTGCTGGCACCCACCGACAAATCATCGTAAATGGTGGTGGCCACCGAATCGTCTGTTCCAATGGCCACCGCTTCAAATTCACCATCCGTATCGGTGATTCCGTTCAGAGTGACGGTATAGACTTCGCCAGCCGCCCCTTCGTCGGTAAAATCATCCAACGTATCCACCGAAAATGTCGATTGACTGGTACCTCCGGCAATGATAACCGTCGTCGTGGAAGTGTTTTGATTGTAATCGACGCCGTCCGTAGCATCATTTGTTCCGGCGTCTGTATCCACGCCATACACAACGGTCACGGCGACACTGCTGCCTGTCGGAACGGTCACCGGATTGCCATCACTGTCGACCAGTTTAACGGTATAACCGGCCTGCTCGCCTTCCGTTACCGTCGCATCGCCGGTAATGATGGCGTACACCGTATCTTCGGTGCCCACAGATGTATCGTCTTGAATGGTTGCTGTGCCCACCGCCGGAGTGGTATTGGTCACCGTGCCCGAAGTCACATCCGCTTGTAACGTGATCGTTTCATCGCTTTCGTCCAAGTAGTCGTCCACCAGTTCGGTACGGATTTGAACACTGGTCTCGCCGGCTGGAATCTCAACCCCGGCCGCCGGAACACTGACCCAGTTGGTGCCGTCATAGTATTCCAATTGCGCCGTGGTTCCGGTATCGGCTCCGACCGTACCGCTTCCATCGTGCAAAGTAGGGGTAAAGACGACGGTTTCATCACTTGGATTACTGAGACTAACGGTGAATTCAATATAGCCGTCAGTGCCTTCGGTCACGGTTTCGTCACTGACACTTAAGGTTGGTCTGTCGTCGTTGTTGTTGCCTTGGTCATCGTTCGTGCCGTCATCGAGAATGGTACCGACACCGGTTGCATCGGCAATGGTCGCCGAATTGGTTGGGTTTGATAAGGTCACCGTAAAGGTTTCAGGGCCTTCGTAAACCGTATCCTGTGTGGTTTGTACCGTAAAGGTTTTTGTGGTCTCGCCTTGGGCAAAACTCAAAGTCCCACTCGCTGGAGTAAAGTCGGTCGTTTCCGCTGTATCTCCTGTCAAAATCCCCGTTGTAAAATCAACGCTCTGAGTGGCTTGTGCATCCCCAGTACGTGTCACCGTAAAGGTCATTAAGCCACCTTCATGAATGGTGACATCACCCACGCTGAATTCAGTCGGCGCATCATTGTCTTGAATGGTTGCTGTGCCCACCGCCGGAGTGGTATTGGTCACCGTGCCGGAGGTCACATCGGCTTGCAAGGTGATCGTTTCATCGCTTTCGTCCAGGTAGTCGTCTACCAGTTCGGTACGGATTTTTACACTGGTCTGACCCGCTGAAATTTCCACACCAGCCGCCGGAACTGGAAGCCAGTTGCTGCCGTCATAGTATTCCAGTTGCGCTGTGGTTCCGGTATCGGTTCCGACTGTACCGCTGCCATCCTGTAAAGTTGGGGTAAAAACGACGGTTTCATCACTTGGATTACTGAGACTAACGGTGAATTCAATATAGCCGTCAGTGCCTTCGGTCACGGTTTCGTCACTGACACTTAAGGTTGGTCTGTCGTCGTTGTTGTTGCCTTGGTCATCGTTCGTGCCGTTATCCAGAATCGTGGCGGTGCCGCTGGCATCGGCTAGGGTAATGGTAGTGCCACTATTGTCAACCAAACTACCGCCGGCGGTCAGAATCACCGTTTCTGGTCCTTCGTAGACGGTGTCGTCGGTGGTGTCGATGGTGACATTTAGCTCGGTGATGCCGGCTGGTACGGTGACGTCTCCGCTGCCGTTTGGGGTTAGGGTTTGGGTAACACCACTACCGTCAACATAGGTGACGACCATGTTGCTGTAGTCGTTGCTTTCGGCGGTGTCGTTGCTTAATGCTAAATTAATGGTGACGTCGTTTTCCGTGGCGTTGGATAGACTGACTTCATAGGAGGCTTGATTGCCTTCGGCGACGGTGACATCACTGACGCTTAAGGTTGGTCTGTCGTCGTTGCTGCGACCGGCGTCATCGATTGTGCCGTTATCCAGAATCGTACCCGTTCCAGTATCAGTTACCAGAACACCATCAACTGTGGTCCCTGCAACAATATCAAATGTTTCCGGGCCTTCGTAAATCGTATCTTGATTCGTGGAAACCGCGACATCCAAGTCGGTAACACCCGCAGGAACGGTAACATTTCCGGAAGCATCGACCGGCAAGGTCTGAGTTACGCCCGAACCATCAACATAGGTCACAACCATATTGCCATAGTCTGCCGATTCAGCCGTTCCATTACCCGGTTTTAAGTTAACAACCACATCAATTTCGGCCGCTTGGCTTAGGCTGGCTGTAAAGTGAGCGGTCTCCCCCTCTGCAACGATAACATCATCAATCGTGATGGTAGGGGTGTCATCTACACTGCCATGGGTACCATCATCGTAAATTGTCGTGGTAACAGGCGTAGAATCGAACACTGTGTTTTCGAACTGACCATTATCATTCAAGGCGGAAATTGCAATCGAAAAATCTTCAGGACCTTCCAAAACCGTATCATTAACAGTAGGAACAGCGAAACTATAGACAGATTGTCCCGGAGAAAAAGTCTGAGTCACGACTTCGGTAATATCCGCACCCTCTGCCGTTTGATAGGTATAGGAAAATGTTACCGTGGCAGGCTGCGCTAAAACAAGGGGAGAGCCATTACCATCGGTGACTGTGACACTGTAAACAGCATTCTGGCCTTCTGCTACTGAAGCATCCCCCGTTAAGGCAAAATGCGCCGTATCCGCAGGACCTGTACCGGAATCGTCTTCCGAGCTTCCATCGGTAATGGTGGTCGAGACAGGCAAAGGCAAGTCTGGCTGAATTGAATACCCGCCACCTTCCGTAGAGACGACAGAAACTTGATAGGTTTCGTCACCTTCTGCGAAAGCGTCATCATTGGTATTAACGACAAACGTCGCTGTCGTTTGACCTGCTTCAAAAGTGACTGTTTGAGTCGATGCTTGATAGTCTGAATCGGATGCCGTTCCGTTAGTGAAAGCCAGCACAACGGTAAAAGGTTCCAGTGGCGGAGTATCCAATGTCAGTGTATAGGTGGCCACGCCTCCCTCTGTTACCACGGACAAGCCGGTCAATTCAAGATTCGTAAAGTAACCATCCTCATCTTTTCGACCATCCTCTTCTGTTTCATCCTCAATAAGCGTGGCTGATGTAGTTGTATCATACCCTGCAGTCACTTCACCTTCTGCCGCCGTTCGAGCATAAGTTTCCGCTTCATCATTAGACGAGCTGATCGGTTCTTGCTCTTCTTTTTCACTCAGTGACTTGGAGCGGTCTTCCAGGATTTTGGCAATTTCCGGTGGTAATTCATCACCAGCTTGCTGAAGTTCATCGAAATTCCCTTCCTCAACGGCACGTTGCAAGGTTTCAAAACTGGTGGCCTGGTCTTGTGTCATGGAGTTGATGGAACTAGCCGGAATGACATCATTATCAAGCACCATACGACTATCACGTCCCAAAGCGATGACATTTCCATCGATCAACTGAACCGATACCGAAGCATTGTCCGACGTCACAATGATTTCATTCGGATACAGCTTTCCTTGCGGCCCTAACCCACGCGTTTGTCCAGTTTCCGTATCAACGACCTGAACATTACCTTCCACACCAATTACTTCACCAACTGCAATCGCCATAATGGTTCTCCTGAGTGCATACTGTTGTTTTCTATGTGAAGCTAACTATAGTGAGATATGAAAATAATTCCTATTGTCCCTAGGGTCACTTTTTACGTGTTTTTGATAAAAAATAATCGGAAATAAAAAAGCCCTCAAAACGAGGGCTTTCAGAAAAGAAGATTTGTGATTGAAAAATCAGGCGATTTTCAATTGTTCTTGACTGGTCGCACGCAAAGCTGCGATACGATCTTCCAAAGGCGGATGCGAACGGAACAGATCACCGAAGCTGGACGCTTTCGCAGAAATCCCGAACGCCGCCATTTGATCCGGCAATTCACCCGGCTGCATGGTTTGCAAACGTTGCAGGGCTGCAATCATATTTTCTTTACCGGCCAAATAAGCACCACCGTTGTCGGCATGGAATTCACGCTTACGCGAGAACCACATAGTAATCATACTGGCCAGAATACCGAACAGGATTTGCGCCACGATGTCTACCACGATGAACACAAAGCTATGACCTTCGTTTTCGTTCTTCAGCACCACTCGATCCACAACGTAGGCTACGATCTTAGCGAAGAAAATAACAAAGGTGTTCACCACGCCTTGCAACAACGCCATGGTGACCATGTCACCGTTAGCGATGTGCGCGACTTCGTGCCCCAATACCGCTTCGACTTCGTTTTGACGCATATTGCGCAACAACCCGGTCGATACCGCAACCAAAGCGGAATTTTTAGTCATCCCGGTGGCAAAAGCGTTTGGCTCCGGCGAGTCGTAAATCGCGACTTCCGGCATGCCGATACCGGCTTTTTCCGCTTGACGACGCACGGTTTCCATCAACCATTGCTCATCGGCATTACGAGGTTGCTCGATAACTTGCGCCCCTACCGACATTTTCGCCAGCCACTTCGACATGGCAAGAGAGATAAACGAACCTGCAAAACCGAAAATGGCCGCGAAGGCAAACAGGTTACCCAGGTCCAGATTCGTGCCCTGCATATAGTTGCCGACACCTAACAAATTCATCGTAATCATGGCCACAGCCAAAACCGCGATGTTTGTTAATAAAAATAAACCGATTCGTTTCATTCAAAACCTCCAATGGTTACCAAATCGTCTGTTGTTGAGAGTCCAGTCACTGTTTTAACACATTAACTGTAGATAATGACTAATATAAGGTTTTTTTATAGAGTTTCAAGCGAATTTTAGACAAGATTCAAACTGCCTTAATCTTTTCACATTTCCGCCCACCTAAAATAAAAAACCGCCAGGCCTGGCGGTTTTGATGATTTAAGACTGTAGCTTCTCTTTCAGTATCTGATTGACCTGAGCCGGATTGGCTTGGCCTTGCGAAGCTTTCATCACCTGCCCGACAAAGAAACCGAACATCTTTTCCTGGCCGCCTTTATAGGCTTCCACTTGAGATGGGTTGTTCGCCAAGACGTCATCAACCATCGCCTCAATCGCTGAGGAATCGGTGATTTGCTTAAGGCCTTTCTGCTCGATAATCGCATCGGCGTCGCCTTCGCCCGCCCAAATGGCGTCGAACACCTGCTTGGCAATCTTACCGGAAATGGTCTGATCCTGAATACGAGCAATCAAACCGGCCAACTGCGCCGCGGAAACCGGGGAATCGGCAATATCCATGTCGTTTTGGTTCAACGCTTTCGACAGCTCCCCCATCACCCAGTTGGCAGACACTTTGGGTTCATTGGTTTCCGCCAACACGGCTTCAAAGTATTCCGCCATGGCACGAGAACCGGTTAAGAACGCCGCATCGTAATCCGACAACCCGAAGTCCGCGACGTACCGTTGACGCTTAGCCTCTGGCAACTCCGGCATATCGGCCCGAATCGCTTCAATGTCTTCGTCGGTAATCACCACTGGCAACAAGTCCGGGCATGGAAAGTAACGGTAATCGTT
The nucleotide sequence above comes from Hydrogenovibrio thermophilus. Encoded proteins:
- the htpX gene encoding protease HtpX — encoded protein: MKRIGLFLLTNIAVLAVAMITMNLLGVGNYMQGTNLDLGNLFAFAAIFGFAGSFISLAMSKWLAKMSVGAQVIEQPRNADEQWLMETVRRQAEKAGIGMPEVAIYDSPEPNAFATGMTKNSALVAVSTGLLRNMRQNEVEAVLGHEVAHIANGDMVTMALLQGVVNTFVIFFAKIVAYVVDRVVLKNENEGHSFVFIVVDIVAQILFGILASMITMWFSRKREFHADNGGAYLAGKENMIAALQRLQTMQPGELPDQMAAFGISAKASSFGDLFRSHPPLEDRIAALRATSQEQLKIA